The Flavobacterium psychrotrophum region TTTTGCGAAAGCACAACCTGGTGGTAAATAACCTTACGATAACAAATCCTAAGGTAAAGGCTGTTATTCATAAAAACGGTAAGGCCAACTGGAATATTGTAAAAGAGACAGGTACAGATACCATTGCCGAAGACAGTACGGCTTTTAAGATTAATTCCATCTTTGTAAAAAAACTAACGGTAGAAAATGCAAGTATTGCCTACCACGATTTTGTTACCAAGGCACACGCAAAGGCAGACAGCCTGTTTGTAACCCTTAAAGCTGCCAATACCGATGATAAGCTGGTATTTTCTACCGAAACATCGGGTAAGCATATAAAGTTTTCTAAAGATGGCTACCGATTTGCCAATAACCTAAAGGCTGCTCTTACAACCAAAATACTCTACGATAAAAAGAACCAAAAGGTAGACTTTGATAAAAGTGAGCTAAAGCTGAATGATATCGACTTTGTTACTGAAGGGCATTTTAAGCGTGATACTATAACTCACGAGGTGCAAACTGACCTTATACTGGAAATGAAAGTACCCTCTTTAAAAACACTTTGGGAAACCGTGCCTGAATATATCATCAAAAAAGAAGATATAGATGTGCGCGGTAACGTAGTGCTTAAAGCCACTGCAAAAGGTATTTATAGTAAAGACAGGCTACCATTAACCGACATTACTTTTAAGATTGACAACGGTGTGCTTAAGTATAATAAGTTTGCCGGGGAGATAAGACACTTGGAGGGCGACCTGCATGCGCTGCTTAACTTTGATAAGCCCGAAGCATCTATCCTTACCATAAAGCAGTTGCTGCTTGAAGGTACAGGAGTAGACCTTAAGGGCAATGCTACGGTAACCAACCTGCTTAAAGACCCTGAAATTGATTCGAACATTAAGGGCGACCTTGACCTGACTACCCTTAAAAAGAAGTTTCCGTTTGCTAAGGATATTGAAGCAAAAGGCCTGGCGCACATAGATATCAATGCCGTATTTAAGAGCAACGATATTATGAACAGCAACTTTAACAACATGAAGGTTAAAGGTAATTCATTGTTTACCAATTTGCTGATTAACGACCCGAAAGACACGATCTATGTACAGACCAAAAAAACCGAACTTGTTTTTGGACGTAAGGCAGAAGACGAAGCGAACCGCAAGTCTTTTGGTAAAATAGCCGCTACAGATCTTACCGTGAATTATAAAAACCAGCATAATATTAAACTTGCGGGGCTGGATGTAAAGCTAAGGGCTAAAAAGCAAAGAGACAGTATGTCAAAACTTGCTGCAGAGATACGGTTAACCAATTTAAAATATTCAGGTTCAGATAAGATTAGGGGGGTGATACGTAAAGCGAGTATTACTGCTGAGCTTAGTCCGCGTAGTACAAAAGGCCGCCCCGCTATAAGTACAACCTTTACAGTAGACAGTGCGGGTGTGTGGCAGGATAAAAAGTTTGTAGGTATTAAGAACGGGAACTATAAGCTTCTTGTTCAGAAGAACAGGGACAGCATCTGGATGCCGCGTGGCTATGTAGAGTTCAATAACCTGTATGCCTATACACCGGAGTTTGCATTGCCGCTACGCATGGAGCATTCTAAAATATCAATTAATAATCGGGCTATTACGCTGCGTAATGCGCATATCTTTTTTGGTAATTCTGATGTTACGCTAACGGGGCAGATCAATAATATGCTGGCTAAAAAATCGCCTGATAAAAAGGTTGATGCCACCCTTACGCTAACTTCAAACTTTATAGATGCCAATGAGATTATGGCAATTATGAATACCGAAACAGCTGCCAAAGAACAGCAGCCTGATTTTAAGCAGGTAGCTGAGCATAAGTTACATGATCCTAAAAATGTAAGCAATAAAAAAACGGTGTTTAAAATACCTGCAAATATCAATTTTGTGTTTAACAGCGACATAAAGAAACTGCATTATGGCACGCTTGACCTACAGGATCTTAAAGGTGTGCTTAAGGTAGAGGAAGGGCACCTAAAGCTGAACCATTTTGAACTGACCACCCTGGCAGCAAAACTTACTACAAGCCTTAACTATTCGGTAGTAAACGACCGCAGAGCCAAGGTAGATTTTGACCTTAACCTGCATGATATAGAAATGGCAAATATTGCTAAAGTAATGCCCGCAATGGACAGCCTGTTCCCAATGACAAAATCGTTTGTAGGCAAGGGGCATTTAAGGATGCAGGGCAGTGCGCTGCTTAACCGCAGGATGGATGTTATTATACCATCGGTAACCAGTATTGCTGCGTTACAGGCCACAGATATTATGGTGCTGGATGGCGAAACTTTTAAAGAGATGGCAAAAACGCTGATGTTTAAGCAAAAGGATAAAAATACCATCAACACGCTTAACATGGAAATGATAATTGAGAAGAGCCATATGGAGGTGCTGCCCGCACTGGTAGAGATAGACCGCTACACGCTGGCAGTTGGCGGTATGCAAAACCTGGACATGAGTTACAACTACCACGTTTCGGTGCTTAAATCGCCCATACCGTTTAAAACCGGAGTAGATATTAAAGGCAGTAACCTCGACGACTATAAAATAAGCCTTACTAAGGCCAAGTATAAATACTATTTTACAGATAAGGAAAGGCTGAAGGAAAAAGCAGATGAGTCAATCATCAATAAGAAAAAAGATATACTGGCAAAGCTTGAGTTTAATTAGCGAAACGCTACATCGCTATATAGTTTAGAATTTTTAGCCGCTAATTTCACTAAATTACACAAATTGACCGGTGTAAATTAGTGGCTGTTTTTTAAAACCGTTTCAAGTGATTTGCTTAAAATTGTAATAGCCTCTTCCATTTCGGTTACTGTTAAATGCCCGAATCCCAGCCGTGTTGCTGTAAGGTTTTTGGATTGGTATAAAATGGTTTTTGGCAGGAACAGCCCATTAGCCGCGCATTCTTTTTGCAGCTGAATCAGGTTAAAGTTATCCAGCCATTCTACCCACACAGCCAGTCCTCGTGCAGGCACCTGAAATTTTATACGCCCTTTCAGCTGGGTTGACAGCAGGTTTATAAAAGCATCCCTGCGTTCTTTATAACGTATTTTGTTCTTTTTAGAGAGCCTGTGTACTTCACCCTCCTGTATCCATTCGGTTAGTGCCTGTTCTTTAATAACATCAATGCCGGGTTCCAGTATATTTTGGTGTTTTTCTAATTCGGCAATAAATTCAGAGGGTGCTGCAACAAAACCATAACCAAAGCCAGCCGGCAGCGACCGTCCGAACGACCCAATGTAAACAACCCTGTCATTAGAATCAAAAGCAGCCAGTGGCAATACCGGGTTATTGTCATAATGAAAGTCAAAATCATAATCATCTTCTAAAATTACAAAACCATACTGGTTAGCAAGTTCGAGCAGCTCTATCCTCCGTTTGGCACTCAGCGCAGTTGTAGTAGGGTAGTGGTAACTGGAGGTTAGGTACAGTACCCTGATGGTTTTTTCCTGACAAATGGTTTTTAAATCTTTGGTGCTAATGCCTTCTTTATCTGTAGGCACCGGGATAATTTTAGCTCCGGTATCTGCAAGTGTCATGTTAGACCGGTAATATCCGGGAGAAGCAACCACCACATTGTCGCCGGGAGCCAGCAGCAGTTTTGTAACTAAATACAGGCTAACTTCGTGACTGGTTGTGGTAAGCAGGTTAGCGGGAGCAATGCGTATGCCACGTGTAAGGTTGAGGTAATTAGAAAAATGTAATTTAAAACTCTGGTGCGACAGTGTTTGTACCTGTTCCCATGTATTGGTGCTCTTTTGCCGTTTTAGTTTAGAAACATACAGGCGTGCCAGTACATCAGTTTGTACAAGCCTCAGGTCGGGCAGGCCATCATTAAACTGGTGGGGCAGGGTACTTACTTCCACAGGATTTTCCAGCAGGGCAGAGCGTGTAAAGGTAAAGCCGGTATTAATTTTAGAACTTTTGTTTGTAGATTGGCTAACATCAGCCTTGGAATTTTGCTTTGCCTGAGATAGTATAAACGTCCCCTTATTAGGCAAAATCTGTATCCATCCCTGTGCCTCCAGATCCTGGAACGACTTTATGAGCGTATTACGGTTAACCGATAGCAGCTTGCACAGTGTGCGGGTACCGGGCAGTTTTGTACCTTCGGGCAATAGTCCCATTTGTATGGCTTTAATAAACTCAAATACTATTTGCAGGTACACCGCAGTTGGTTCCTGAGGCTTTAGTGTGATGAAGCTTTTAAAAGGAATTTGAACCGGACTATCCATTATTCTTAAACTGGTATACTTTAGTGGTACGGCAAGGTACTACTTTTGACAAAATTTTTAAACCATGAAGAAACTTTATTTTGGTATGTTGCTACTGTTAGGTACTGCTA contains the following coding sequences:
- a CDS encoding AsmA-like C-terminal region-containing protein codes for the protein MKIKKILKRLSITIGVLLVLVLITISIALNFVFTPEKITPTVTDLLNENLDAKVSCERIELTFFSSFPHFGVKLTNGNVVTASIKGRKNDTLAQFDMCRASFNIDKLLRKHNLVVNNLTITNPKVKAVIHKNGKANWNIVKETGTDTIAEDSTAFKINSIFVKKLTVENASIAYHDFVTKAHAKADSLFVTLKAANTDDKLVFSTETSGKHIKFSKDGYRFANNLKAALTTKILYDKKNQKVDFDKSELKLNDIDFVTEGHFKRDTITHEVQTDLILEMKVPSLKTLWETVPEYIIKKEDIDVRGNVVLKATAKGIYSKDRLPLTDITFKIDNGVLKYNKFAGEIRHLEGDLHALLNFDKPEASILTIKQLLLEGTGVDLKGNATVTNLLKDPEIDSNIKGDLDLTTLKKKFPFAKDIEAKGLAHIDINAVFKSNDIMNSNFNNMKVKGNSLFTNLLINDPKDTIYVQTKKTELVFGRKAEDEANRKSFGKIAATDLTVNYKNQHNIKLAGLDVKLRAKKQRDSMSKLAAEIRLTNLKYSGSDKIRGVIRKASITAELSPRSTKGRPAISTTFTVDSAGVWQDKKFVGIKNGNYKLLVQKNRDSIWMPRGYVEFNNLYAYTPEFALPLRMEHSKISINNRAITLRNAHIFFGNSDVTLTGQINNMLAKKSPDKKVDATLTLTSNFIDANEIMAIMNTETAAKEQQPDFKQVAEHKLHDPKNVSNKKTVFKIPANINFVFNSDIKKLHYGTLDLQDLKGVLKVEEGHLKLNHFELTTLAAKLTTSLNYSVVNDRRAKVDFDLNLHDIEMANIAKVMPAMDSLFPMTKSFVGKGHLRMQGSALLNRRMDVIIPSVTSIAALQATDIMVLDGETFKEMAKTLMFKQKDKNTINTLNMEMIIEKSHMEVLPALVEIDRYTLAVGGMQNLDMSYNYHVSVLKSPIPFKTGVDIKGSNLDDYKISLTKAKYKYYFTDKERLKEKADESIINKKKDILAKLEFN
- a CDS encoding aminotransferase-like domain-containing protein, yielding MDSPVQIPFKSFITLKPQEPTAVYLQIVFEFIKAIQMGLLPEGTKLPGTRTLCKLLSVNRNTLIKSFQDLEAQGWIQILPNKGTFILSQAKQNSKADVSQSTNKSSKINTGFTFTRSALLENPVEVSTLPHQFNDGLPDLRLVQTDVLARLYVSKLKRQKSTNTWEQVQTLSHQSFKLHFSNYLNLTRGIRIAPANLLTTTSHEVSLYLVTKLLLAPGDNVVVASPGYYRSNMTLADTGAKIIPVPTDKEGISTKDLKTICQEKTIRVLYLTSSYHYPTTTALSAKRRIELLELANQYGFVILEDDYDFDFHYDNNPVLPLAAFDSNDRVVYIGSFGRSLPAGFGYGFVAAPSEFIAELEKHQNILEPGIDVIKEQALTEWIQEGEVHRLSKKNKIRYKERRDAFINLLSTQLKGRIKFQVPARGLAVWVEWLDNFNLIQLQKECAANGLFLPKTILYQSKNLTATRLGFGHLTVTEMEEAITILSKSLETVLKNSH